One segment of Arvicanthis niloticus isolate mArvNil1 chromosome 5, mArvNil1.pat.X, whole genome shotgun sequence DNA contains the following:
- the Spaar gene encoding small regulatory polypeptide of amino acid response: METAVIGMVAVLFVITMAITCILCYFSYDSQTQDPDSGPRRSFTVATFHQEASLFTRPALQSRPLPRAQNFWTVV, encoded by the coding sequence ATGGAGACAGCAGTGATTGGGATGGTGGCAGTGCTGTTTGTCATCACCATGGCCATTACCTGCATCCTCTGCTACTTCAGCTATGACTCACAGACCCAAGACCCAGACAGCGGCCCCAGACGTAGCTTCACCGTGGCCACGTTTCACCAGGAGGCGTCGCTCTTCACGAGGCCGGCTCTCCAATCCCGGCCACTGCCGAGGGCCCAGAACTTCTGGACTGTCGTGTGA
- the Hrct1 gene encoding histidine-rich carboxyl terminus protein 1, with translation MLGLLGNTTLVCWIAGTALAFLMLLWLLALCLFHRSQEHDVERNRVRQARPRLFHGRRLGLPGVIRHHHHRGPVTGMTSVGVHRQHRHSPHRLHQHRHHHRHHAHGARH, from the coding sequence ATGTTAGGCCTTCTGGGGAATACAACCCTTGTGTGCTGGATCGCAGGCACTGCGCTGGCTTTTTTGATGCTGCTGTGGCTGCTGGccctctgtcttttccacagatcACAGGAGCATGACGTGGAGAGAAACCGAGTCCGACAAGCCCGGCCTCGACTCTTCCATGGCCGGCGCCTGGGTCTCCCAGGAGTCATTCGCCACCACCATCACCGTGGCCCTGTGACTGGGATGACCAGTGTAGGTGTTCACCGTCAGCACCGCCATTCTCCCCATCGTCTTCACCAGCACCGCCATCACCACCGCCATCACGCTCACGGAGCCCGCCACTGA